One Rhododendron vialii isolate Sample 1 chromosome 2a, ASM3025357v1 genomic region harbors:
- the LOC131315557 gene encoding uncharacterized protein LOC131315557 isoform X2, giving the protein MSSRSGNGGGGEQSIPAASSKMVQSLKEIVNCPESEIYAMLKECNMDPNEAVNRLLSQDPFHEVKSKREKKKENKDTTESWPRGVSNSSNRVGRGSSDRYTGRGGSAQFSSSESGALHGKLAYKKENGTHNYSTPLSVSFGMTGHNLNQRPPAQSDPAARENKATTIGTVNGALSSSQPPGYHAAWSGVPGQVSMADIVKMGRSHYKASSGANPSQYGVNQHHVQTSRSSEDNVSKVLELNHELVVGTGLHVSSNDDWPLVEQPLAVRVPPVLEQPVASDLHVDASNFSPDITKQHPQSPKDEFREPEDEAIESINTYCAGSASAATHKMLEDNPSGDFLFSGMYENMASYQTHRSGFEHQEAEDVGALVSMVMSNLHQLSVHEVRGAPPEEDNPPPPPPPPVIIPSHLQVQTADCSHLSFGSFGSGIGGSAFSRPFSSRPLQSNMEESSADADASSVGHPDTRNPEYHIDESLRAASDGNLVHRTGATAGRSDSLSSSPPEVLKQENTEAPHENQYSFQSSTSSYNFENGQQLSSQMRNLAPFSSVMAYTNTLPSSLLAASGQPVRESDLQYSPFPTTHTMPTKYGNAVSSISSSTISIPEALKTSGIFSTQPTAQTLTRSNIGTGPALPQHLAVHPYSQSTVPLGPFANMIGYPFLPQSYTYMPSAFQQAFAGNSAYHQSLAAVLPQYKNVSVGNLPQSAAIASGYGGFGSSTSIPGNFLMNTSTSSGPTTISYDDLMASQYKDSNHLISLQQNENSPMWVHGAGSRTLSPVPSSTYYSYQGQSQQQPPSGYRHTQQPSQNYAGLGYPNFYHSQTGMSLEHQQQQNPRDVHLASSQAQVSKQSQQLWQNSY; this is encoded by the exons ATGAGTAGCAGAAGCGGCAATGGCGGCGGCGGGGAGCAATCAATACCAGCGGCGTCAAGCAAGATGGTCCAGAGTTTGAAGGAGATTGTTAACTGTCCTGAATCTGAGATCTACGCTATGCTCAAAGAATGTAATATGGACCCCAACGAGGCCGTTAACAGGCTTCTCTCTCAAG ATCCTTTCCACGAGGTGAAGagcaaaagagaaaagaaaaaagag AATAAGGATACAACAGAATCCTGGCCTCGTGGCGTTAGTAACAGTTCGAATCGTGTCGGTAGGGGCAGCAGTGACCGCTATACTGGACGTGGTGGCTCTGCGCAGTTCAGCTCATCTG AGTCTGGTGCTTTACATGGTAAACTTGCatacaagaaggaaaatggaacaCACAATTACAGTACCCCTTTGTCTGTATCATTTGGAATGACAGGACATAATTTGAATCAGCGACCTCCAGCCCAAAG TGATCCTGCCGCTAGGGAAAATAAAGCGACAACTATAGGCACTGTTAATGGTGCTTTATCATCCTCACAGCCTCCTGGATATCATGCTGCCTGGTCTGGAGTTCCTGGTCAAGTATCAATGGCGGACATTGTTAAGATGGGTAGGTCACATTACAAGGCCTCCAGTGGAGCAAACCCATCCCAGTACGGGGTCAATCAACACCATGTTCAGACATCTCGATCCTCTGAGGATAATGTATCTAAGGTGTTGGAGTTGAACCATGAGCTAGTAGTTGGCACAGGCCTTCATGTTTCTTCCAATGATGACTGGCCATTAGTGGAGCAGCCACTAGCTGTTCGTGTGCCTCCTGTCTTAGAGCAACCTGTGGCTTCTGATCTGCATGTAGATGCATCTAACTTTTCCCCTGATATTACTAAACAGCATCCACAATCTCCAAAAGATGAGTTTCGGGAACCGGAAGATGAAGCTATTGAAAGTATTAATACTTACTGTGCGGGTTCTGCTTCTGCTGCCACTCACAAGATGCTGGAGGACAATCCCAGCGGTGATTTCCTTTTTAGTGGCATGTATGAAAACATGGCTTCCTACCAGACACATAGGAGTGGTTTTGAACACCAGGAAG CCGAAGATGTTGGTGCCTTAGTATCAATGGTGATGTCGAACTTGCACCAACTAAGTGTACATGAGGTCAGGGGCGCACCGCCCGAAGAAGACAACCCTCCACCTCCCCCTCCACCTCCTGTAATAATTCCCAGTCACTTGCAAGTCCAGACTGCAGACTGCTCGCACTTGAGCTTTGGAAGTTTTGGATCTGGTATAGGTGGTTCTGCTTTTTCCAGGCCATTTTCATCTAGGCCCTTGCAAAGTAACATGGAAGAGTCATCTGCAGATGCAGATGCTTCATCAGTTGGGCACCCAGATACAAG AAATCCTGAGTACCACATTGACGAGTCTCTCAGAGCTGCCTCAGATGGAAATTTAGTTCATAGGACTGGAGCAACTGCTGGGAGGTCTGATTCACTTTCCTCTTCACCGCCCGAAGTGTTGAAACAAGAGAACACTGAGGCACCACATGAAAATCAATACTCTTTCCAGTCCTCTACGTCTAGTTATAACTTCGAAAATGGCCAACAGTTGAGTTCTCAAATGCGGAATCTAGCTCCCTTCTCAAGTGTAATG GCATATACAAACACATTACCAAGCTCTTTATTGGCAGCGAGTGGTCAGCCTGTAAGAGAGTCTGATCTTCAGTACTCACCCTTTCCCACAACACACACAATGCCTACAAAGTACGGCAATGCAGTGTCTTCCATCAGCAGTTCGACCATTTCCATCCCAGAG GCTTTGAAGACCAGTGGTATTTTTTCAACTCAACCAACTGCACAGACCCTGACCAGAAGTAACATTGGCACTGGACCTGCTCTTCCCCAGCATCTAGCTGTGCACCCATATTCTCAATCTACAGTTCCTTTGGGGCCGTTTGCTAACATGATTGGCTACCCTTTCTTACCTCAGAGCTATACATATATGCCATCTGCTTTTCAGCAAGCGTTTGCTGGTAATAGTGCATACCACCAATCTCTGGCAGCAGTTCTCCCGCAATATAAGAATGTATCTGTTGGCAACTTGCCTCAATCTGCTGCTATTGCTTCTGGGTATGGTGGCTTTGGTAGTTCAACCAGCATTCCCGGAAACTTCTTGATGAACACATCCACTTCCTCCGGTCCCACAACTATAAGCTATGACGACCTAATGGCCTCTCAGTACAAGGACAGCAATCATTTAATCTCGCTTCAGCAG AATGAAAACTCACCCATGTGGGTCCATGGAGCCGGCTCCAGAACATTGTCGCCTGTTCCATCCAGCACCTATTACAGCTATCAGGGACAGAGTCAACAGCAGCCTCCTTCTGGATACCGCCACACTCAGCAGCCTTCCCAGAATTACGCAGGTCTTGGGTACCCAAATTTCTACCACTCTCAGACCGGGATGTCGCTTGAACATCAGCAGCAGCAAAACCCTAGGGATGTCCACCTTGCCAGCTCTCAAGCCCAAGTCTCTAAGCAGTCCCAGCAGTTATGGCAAAATAGCTACTAA
- the LOC131315557 gene encoding uncharacterized protein LOC131315557 isoform X4 codes for MSSRSGNGGGGEQSIPAASSKMVQSLKEIVNCPESEIYAMLKECNMDPNEAVNRLLSQDPFHEVKSKREKKKENKDTTESWPRGVSNSSNRVGRGSSDRYTGRGGSAQFSSSESGALHGKLAYKKENGTHNYSTPLSVSFGMTGHNLNQRPPAQSDPAARENKATTIGTVNGALSSSQPPGYHAAWSGVPGQVSMADIVKMGRSHYKASSGANPSQYGVNQHHVQTSRSSEDNVSKVLELNHELVVGTGLHVSSNDDWPLVEQPLAVRVPPVLEQPVASDLHVDASNFSPDITKQHPQSPKDEFREPEDEAIESINTYCAGSASAATHKMLEDNPSGDFLFSGMYENMASYQTHRSGFEHQEAEDVGALVSMVMSNLHQLSVHEVRGAPPEEDNPPPPPPPPVIIPSHLQVQTADCSHLSFGSFGSGIGGSAFSRPFSSRPLQSNMEESSADADASSVGHPDTRNPEYHIDESLRAASDGNLVHRTGATAGRSDSLSSSPPEVLKQENTEAPHENQYSFQSSTSSYNFENGQQLSSQMRNLAPFSSVMALKTSGIFSTQPTAQTLTRSNIGTGPALPQHLAVHPYSQSTVPLGPFANMIGYPFLPQSYTYMPSAFQQAFAGNSAYHQSLAAVLPQYKNVSVGNLPQSAAIASGYGGFGSSTSIPGNFLMNTSTSSGPTTISYDDLMASQYKDSNHLISLQQNENSPMWVHGAGSRTLSPVPSSTYYSYQGQSQQQPPSGYRHTQQPSQNYAGLGYPNFYHSQTGMSLEHQQQQNPRDVHLASSQAQVSKQSQQLWQNSY; via the exons ATGAGTAGCAGAAGCGGCAATGGCGGCGGCGGGGAGCAATCAATACCAGCGGCGTCAAGCAAGATGGTCCAGAGTTTGAAGGAGATTGTTAACTGTCCTGAATCTGAGATCTACGCTATGCTCAAAGAATGTAATATGGACCCCAACGAGGCCGTTAACAGGCTTCTCTCTCAAG ATCCTTTCCACGAGGTGAAGagcaaaagagaaaagaaaaaagag AATAAGGATACAACAGAATCCTGGCCTCGTGGCGTTAGTAACAGTTCGAATCGTGTCGGTAGGGGCAGCAGTGACCGCTATACTGGACGTGGTGGCTCTGCGCAGTTCAGCTCATCTG AGTCTGGTGCTTTACATGGTAAACTTGCatacaagaaggaaaatggaacaCACAATTACAGTACCCCTTTGTCTGTATCATTTGGAATGACAGGACATAATTTGAATCAGCGACCTCCAGCCCAAAG TGATCCTGCCGCTAGGGAAAATAAAGCGACAACTATAGGCACTGTTAATGGTGCTTTATCATCCTCACAGCCTCCTGGATATCATGCTGCCTGGTCTGGAGTTCCTGGTCAAGTATCAATGGCGGACATTGTTAAGATGGGTAGGTCACATTACAAGGCCTCCAGTGGAGCAAACCCATCCCAGTACGGGGTCAATCAACACCATGTTCAGACATCTCGATCCTCTGAGGATAATGTATCTAAGGTGTTGGAGTTGAACCATGAGCTAGTAGTTGGCACAGGCCTTCATGTTTCTTCCAATGATGACTGGCCATTAGTGGAGCAGCCACTAGCTGTTCGTGTGCCTCCTGTCTTAGAGCAACCTGTGGCTTCTGATCTGCATGTAGATGCATCTAACTTTTCCCCTGATATTACTAAACAGCATCCACAATCTCCAAAAGATGAGTTTCGGGAACCGGAAGATGAAGCTATTGAAAGTATTAATACTTACTGTGCGGGTTCTGCTTCTGCTGCCACTCACAAGATGCTGGAGGACAATCCCAGCGGTGATTTCCTTTTTAGTGGCATGTATGAAAACATGGCTTCCTACCAGACACATAGGAGTGGTTTTGAACACCAGGAAG CCGAAGATGTTGGTGCCTTAGTATCAATGGTGATGTCGAACTTGCACCAACTAAGTGTACATGAGGTCAGGGGCGCACCGCCCGAAGAAGACAACCCTCCACCTCCCCCTCCACCTCCTGTAATAATTCCCAGTCACTTGCAAGTCCAGACTGCAGACTGCTCGCACTTGAGCTTTGGAAGTTTTGGATCTGGTATAGGTGGTTCTGCTTTTTCCAGGCCATTTTCATCTAGGCCCTTGCAAAGTAACATGGAAGAGTCATCTGCAGATGCAGATGCTTCATCAGTTGGGCACCCAGATACAAG AAATCCTGAGTACCACATTGACGAGTCTCTCAGAGCTGCCTCAGATGGAAATTTAGTTCATAGGACTGGAGCAACTGCTGGGAGGTCTGATTCACTTTCCTCTTCACCGCCCGAAGTGTTGAAACAAGAGAACACTGAGGCACCACATGAAAATCAATACTCTTTCCAGTCCTCTACGTCTAGTTATAACTTCGAAAATGGCCAACAGTTGAGTTCTCAAATGCGGAATCTAGCTCCCTTCTCAAGTGTAATG GCTTTGAAGACCAGTGGTATTTTTTCAACTCAACCAACTGCACAGACCCTGACCAGAAGTAACATTGGCACTGGACCTGCTCTTCCCCAGCATCTAGCTGTGCACCCATATTCTCAATCTACAGTTCCTTTGGGGCCGTTTGCTAACATGATTGGCTACCCTTTCTTACCTCAGAGCTATACATATATGCCATCTGCTTTTCAGCAAGCGTTTGCTGGTAATAGTGCATACCACCAATCTCTGGCAGCAGTTCTCCCGCAATATAAGAATGTATCTGTTGGCAACTTGCCTCAATCTGCTGCTATTGCTTCTGGGTATGGTGGCTTTGGTAGTTCAACCAGCATTCCCGGAAACTTCTTGATGAACACATCCACTTCCTCCGGTCCCACAACTATAAGCTATGACGACCTAATGGCCTCTCAGTACAAGGACAGCAATCATTTAATCTCGCTTCAGCAG AATGAAAACTCACCCATGTGGGTCCATGGAGCCGGCTCCAGAACATTGTCGCCTGTTCCATCCAGCACCTATTACAGCTATCAGGGACAGAGTCAACAGCAGCCTCCTTCTGGATACCGCCACACTCAGCAGCCTTCCCAGAATTACGCAGGTCTTGGGTACCCAAATTTCTACCACTCTCAGACCGGGATGTCGCTTGAACATCAGCAGCAGCAAAACCCTAGGGATGTCCACCTTGCCAGCTCTCAAGCCCAAGTCTCTAAGCAGTCCCAGCAGTTATGGCAAAATAGCTACTAA
- the LOC131315557 gene encoding uncharacterized protein LOC131315557 isoform X3 encodes MSSRSGNGGGGEQSIPAASSKMVQSLKEIVNCPESEIYAMLKECNMDPNEAVNRLLSQDPFHEVKSKREKKKENKDTTESWPRGVSNSSNRVGRGSSDRYTGRGGSAQFSSSESGALHGKLAYKKENGTHNYSTPLSVSFGMTGHNLNQRPPAQRENKATTIGTVNGALSSSQPPGYHAAWSGVPGQVSMADIVKMGRSHYKASSGANPSQYGVNQHHVQTSRSSEDNVSKVLELNHELVVGTGLHVSSNDDWPLVEQPLAVRVPPVLEQPVASDLHVDASNFSPDITKQHPQSPKDEFREPEDEAIESINTYCAGSASAATHKMLEDNPSGDFLFSGMYENMASYQTHRSGFEHQEAEDVGALVSMVMSNLHQLSVHEVRGAPPEEDNPPPPPPPPVIIPSHLQVQTADCSHLSFGSFGSGIGGSAFSRPFSSRPLQSNMEESSADADASSVGHPDTRNPEYHIDESLRAASDGNLVHRTGATAGRSDSLSSSPPEVLKQENTEAPHENQYSFQSSTSSYNFENGQQLSSQMRNLAPFSSVMQAYTNTLPSSLLAASGQPVRESDLQYSPFPTTHTMPTKYGNAVSSISSSTISIPEALKTSGIFSTQPTAQTLTRSNIGTGPALPQHLAVHPYSQSTVPLGPFANMIGYPFLPQSYTYMPSAFQQAFAGNSAYHQSLAAVLPQYKNVSVGNLPQSAAIASGYGGFGSSTSIPGNFLMNTSTSSGPTTISYDDLMASQYKDSNHLISLQQNENSPMWVHGAGSRTLSPVPSSTYYSYQGQSQQQPPSGYRHTQQPSQNYAGLGYPNFYHSQTGMSLEHQQQQNPRDVHLASSQAQVSKQSQQLWQNSY; translated from the exons ATGAGTAGCAGAAGCGGCAATGGCGGCGGCGGGGAGCAATCAATACCAGCGGCGTCAAGCAAGATGGTCCAGAGTTTGAAGGAGATTGTTAACTGTCCTGAATCTGAGATCTACGCTATGCTCAAAGAATGTAATATGGACCCCAACGAGGCCGTTAACAGGCTTCTCTCTCAAG ATCCTTTCCACGAGGTGAAGagcaaaagagaaaagaaaaaagag AATAAGGATACAACAGAATCCTGGCCTCGTGGCGTTAGTAACAGTTCGAATCGTGTCGGTAGGGGCAGCAGTGACCGCTATACTGGACGTGGTGGCTCTGCGCAGTTCAGCTCATCTG AGTCTGGTGCTTTACATGGTAAACTTGCatacaagaaggaaaatggaacaCACAATTACAGTACCCCTTTGTCTGTATCATTTGGAATGACAGGACATAATTTGAATCAGCGACCTCCAGCCCAAAG GGAAAATAAAGCGACAACTATAGGCACTGTTAATGGTGCTTTATCATCCTCACAGCCTCCTGGATATCATGCTGCCTGGTCTGGAGTTCCTGGTCAAGTATCAATGGCGGACATTGTTAAGATGGGTAGGTCACATTACAAGGCCTCCAGTGGAGCAAACCCATCCCAGTACGGGGTCAATCAACACCATGTTCAGACATCTCGATCCTCTGAGGATAATGTATCTAAGGTGTTGGAGTTGAACCATGAGCTAGTAGTTGGCACAGGCCTTCATGTTTCTTCCAATGATGACTGGCCATTAGTGGAGCAGCCACTAGCTGTTCGTGTGCCTCCTGTCTTAGAGCAACCTGTGGCTTCTGATCTGCATGTAGATGCATCTAACTTTTCCCCTGATATTACTAAACAGCATCCACAATCTCCAAAAGATGAGTTTCGGGAACCGGAAGATGAAGCTATTGAAAGTATTAATACTTACTGTGCGGGTTCTGCTTCTGCTGCCACTCACAAGATGCTGGAGGACAATCCCAGCGGTGATTTCCTTTTTAGTGGCATGTATGAAAACATGGCTTCCTACCAGACACATAGGAGTGGTTTTGAACACCAGGAAG CCGAAGATGTTGGTGCCTTAGTATCAATGGTGATGTCGAACTTGCACCAACTAAGTGTACATGAGGTCAGGGGCGCACCGCCCGAAGAAGACAACCCTCCACCTCCCCCTCCACCTCCTGTAATAATTCCCAGTCACTTGCAAGTCCAGACTGCAGACTGCTCGCACTTGAGCTTTGGAAGTTTTGGATCTGGTATAGGTGGTTCTGCTTTTTCCAGGCCATTTTCATCTAGGCCCTTGCAAAGTAACATGGAAGAGTCATCTGCAGATGCAGATGCTTCATCAGTTGGGCACCCAGATACAAG AAATCCTGAGTACCACATTGACGAGTCTCTCAGAGCTGCCTCAGATGGAAATTTAGTTCATAGGACTGGAGCAACTGCTGGGAGGTCTGATTCACTTTCCTCTTCACCGCCCGAAGTGTTGAAACAAGAGAACACTGAGGCACCACATGAAAATCAATACTCTTTCCAGTCCTCTACGTCTAGTTATAACTTCGAAAATGGCCAACAGTTGAGTTCTCAAATGCGGAATCTAGCTCCCTTCTCAAGTGTAATG CAGGCATATACAAACACATTACCAAGCTCTTTATTGGCAGCGAGTGGTCAGCCTGTAAGAGAGTCTGATCTTCAGTACTCACCCTTTCCCACAACACACACAATGCCTACAAAGTACGGCAATGCAGTGTCTTCCATCAGCAGTTCGACCATTTCCATCCCAGAG GCTTTGAAGACCAGTGGTATTTTTTCAACTCAACCAACTGCACAGACCCTGACCAGAAGTAACATTGGCACTGGACCTGCTCTTCCCCAGCATCTAGCTGTGCACCCATATTCTCAATCTACAGTTCCTTTGGGGCCGTTTGCTAACATGATTGGCTACCCTTTCTTACCTCAGAGCTATACATATATGCCATCTGCTTTTCAGCAAGCGTTTGCTGGTAATAGTGCATACCACCAATCTCTGGCAGCAGTTCTCCCGCAATATAAGAATGTATCTGTTGGCAACTTGCCTCAATCTGCTGCTATTGCTTCTGGGTATGGTGGCTTTGGTAGTTCAACCAGCATTCCCGGAAACTTCTTGATGAACACATCCACTTCCTCCGGTCCCACAACTATAAGCTATGACGACCTAATGGCCTCTCAGTACAAGGACAGCAATCATTTAATCTCGCTTCAGCAG AATGAAAACTCACCCATGTGGGTCCATGGAGCCGGCTCCAGAACATTGTCGCCTGTTCCATCCAGCACCTATTACAGCTATCAGGGACAGAGTCAACAGCAGCCTCCTTCTGGATACCGCCACACTCAGCAGCCTTCCCAGAATTACGCAGGTCTTGGGTACCCAAATTTCTACCACTCTCAGACCGGGATGTCGCTTGAACATCAGCAGCAGCAAAACCCTAGGGATGTCCACCTTGCCAGCTCTCAAGCCCAAGTCTCTAAGCAGTCCCAGCAGTTATGGCAAAATAGCTACTAA
- the LOC131315557 gene encoding uncharacterized protein LOC131315557 isoform X1, which translates to MSSRSGNGGGGEQSIPAASSKMVQSLKEIVNCPESEIYAMLKECNMDPNEAVNRLLSQDPFHEVKSKREKKKENKDTTESWPRGVSNSSNRVGRGSSDRYTGRGGSAQFSSSESGALHGKLAYKKENGTHNYSTPLSVSFGMTGHNLNQRPPAQSDPAARENKATTIGTVNGALSSSQPPGYHAAWSGVPGQVSMADIVKMGRSHYKASSGANPSQYGVNQHHVQTSRSSEDNVSKVLELNHELVVGTGLHVSSNDDWPLVEQPLAVRVPPVLEQPVASDLHVDASNFSPDITKQHPQSPKDEFREPEDEAIESINTYCAGSASAATHKMLEDNPSGDFLFSGMYENMASYQTHRSGFEHQEAEDVGALVSMVMSNLHQLSVHEVRGAPPEEDNPPPPPPPPVIIPSHLQVQTADCSHLSFGSFGSGIGGSAFSRPFSSRPLQSNMEESSADADASSVGHPDTRNPEYHIDESLRAASDGNLVHRTGATAGRSDSLSSSPPEVLKQENTEAPHENQYSFQSSTSSYNFENGQQLSSQMRNLAPFSSVMQAYTNTLPSSLLAASGQPVRESDLQYSPFPTTHTMPTKYGNAVSSISSSTISIPEALKTSGIFSTQPTAQTLTRSNIGTGPALPQHLAVHPYSQSTVPLGPFANMIGYPFLPQSYTYMPSAFQQAFAGNSAYHQSLAAVLPQYKNVSVGNLPQSAAIASGYGGFGSSTSIPGNFLMNTSTSSGPTTISYDDLMASQYKDSNHLISLQQNENSPMWVHGAGSRTLSPVPSSTYYSYQGQSQQQPPSGYRHTQQPSQNYAGLGYPNFYHSQTGMSLEHQQQQNPRDVHLASSQAQVSKQSQQLWQNSY; encoded by the exons ATGAGTAGCAGAAGCGGCAATGGCGGCGGCGGGGAGCAATCAATACCAGCGGCGTCAAGCAAGATGGTCCAGAGTTTGAAGGAGATTGTTAACTGTCCTGAATCTGAGATCTACGCTATGCTCAAAGAATGTAATATGGACCCCAACGAGGCCGTTAACAGGCTTCTCTCTCAAG ATCCTTTCCACGAGGTGAAGagcaaaagagaaaagaaaaaagag AATAAGGATACAACAGAATCCTGGCCTCGTGGCGTTAGTAACAGTTCGAATCGTGTCGGTAGGGGCAGCAGTGACCGCTATACTGGACGTGGTGGCTCTGCGCAGTTCAGCTCATCTG AGTCTGGTGCTTTACATGGTAAACTTGCatacaagaaggaaaatggaacaCACAATTACAGTACCCCTTTGTCTGTATCATTTGGAATGACAGGACATAATTTGAATCAGCGACCTCCAGCCCAAAG TGATCCTGCCGCTAGGGAAAATAAAGCGACAACTATAGGCACTGTTAATGGTGCTTTATCATCCTCACAGCCTCCTGGATATCATGCTGCCTGGTCTGGAGTTCCTGGTCAAGTATCAATGGCGGACATTGTTAAGATGGGTAGGTCACATTACAAGGCCTCCAGTGGAGCAAACCCATCCCAGTACGGGGTCAATCAACACCATGTTCAGACATCTCGATCCTCTGAGGATAATGTATCTAAGGTGTTGGAGTTGAACCATGAGCTAGTAGTTGGCACAGGCCTTCATGTTTCTTCCAATGATGACTGGCCATTAGTGGAGCAGCCACTAGCTGTTCGTGTGCCTCCTGTCTTAGAGCAACCTGTGGCTTCTGATCTGCATGTAGATGCATCTAACTTTTCCCCTGATATTACTAAACAGCATCCACAATCTCCAAAAGATGAGTTTCGGGAACCGGAAGATGAAGCTATTGAAAGTATTAATACTTACTGTGCGGGTTCTGCTTCTGCTGCCACTCACAAGATGCTGGAGGACAATCCCAGCGGTGATTTCCTTTTTAGTGGCATGTATGAAAACATGGCTTCCTACCAGACACATAGGAGTGGTTTTGAACACCAGGAAG CCGAAGATGTTGGTGCCTTAGTATCAATGGTGATGTCGAACTTGCACCAACTAAGTGTACATGAGGTCAGGGGCGCACCGCCCGAAGAAGACAACCCTCCACCTCCCCCTCCACCTCCTGTAATAATTCCCAGTCACTTGCAAGTCCAGACTGCAGACTGCTCGCACTTGAGCTTTGGAAGTTTTGGATCTGGTATAGGTGGTTCTGCTTTTTCCAGGCCATTTTCATCTAGGCCCTTGCAAAGTAACATGGAAGAGTCATCTGCAGATGCAGATGCTTCATCAGTTGGGCACCCAGATACAAG AAATCCTGAGTACCACATTGACGAGTCTCTCAGAGCTGCCTCAGATGGAAATTTAGTTCATAGGACTGGAGCAACTGCTGGGAGGTCTGATTCACTTTCCTCTTCACCGCCCGAAGTGTTGAAACAAGAGAACACTGAGGCACCACATGAAAATCAATACTCTTTCCAGTCCTCTACGTCTAGTTATAACTTCGAAAATGGCCAACAGTTGAGTTCTCAAATGCGGAATCTAGCTCCCTTCTCAAGTGTAATG CAGGCATATACAAACACATTACCAAGCTCTTTATTGGCAGCGAGTGGTCAGCCTGTAAGAGAGTCTGATCTTCAGTACTCACCCTTTCCCACAACACACACAATGCCTACAAAGTACGGCAATGCAGTGTCTTCCATCAGCAGTTCGACCATTTCCATCCCAGAG GCTTTGAAGACCAGTGGTATTTTTTCAACTCAACCAACTGCACAGACCCTGACCAGAAGTAACATTGGCACTGGACCTGCTCTTCCCCAGCATCTAGCTGTGCACCCATATTCTCAATCTACAGTTCCTTTGGGGCCGTTTGCTAACATGATTGGCTACCCTTTCTTACCTCAGAGCTATACATATATGCCATCTGCTTTTCAGCAAGCGTTTGCTGGTAATAGTGCATACCACCAATCTCTGGCAGCAGTTCTCCCGCAATATAAGAATGTATCTGTTGGCAACTTGCCTCAATCTGCTGCTATTGCTTCTGGGTATGGTGGCTTTGGTAGTTCAACCAGCATTCCCGGAAACTTCTTGATGAACACATCCACTTCCTCCGGTCCCACAACTATAAGCTATGACGACCTAATGGCCTCTCAGTACAAGGACAGCAATCATTTAATCTCGCTTCAGCAG AATGAAAACTCACCCATGTGGGTCCATGGAGCCGGCTCCAGAACATTGTCGCCTGTTCCATCCAGCACCTATTACAGCTATCAGGGACAGAGTCAACAGCAGCCTCCTTCTGGATACCGCCACACTCAGCAGCCTTCCCAGAATTACGCAGGTCTTGGGTACCCAAATTTCTACCACTCTCAGACCGGGATGTCGCTTGAACATCAGCAGCAGCAAAACCCTAGGGATGTCCACCTTGCCAGCTCTCAAGCCCAAGTCTCTAAGCAGTCCCAGCAGTTATGGCAAAATAGCTACTAA